The proteins below are encoded in one region of Neorhodopirellula lusitana:
- a CDS encoding ABC transporter permease → MLTFLSFVRSTLRHRMGVTLAIAAGVATATAVIVGALLVGDSMRGSLRALTIERLGKIESVLAPGQFFPIESVKLTAESDAANSSSLILFPGGSVENKTDEKRTRRIGGVQILGIDPTFWDFDVTGISPSVALDSDSVFLNQSAADELGVSVGDLVTLRMPVEAAVPADSPLGKREIQSEGLPRMQVAAIVSDQGLGRFSLTPSQATPKTVFVSRELVAEVLDRDGQANAMLFDQAIPADSIKLSLQSLGWNLKRVHPDEAIDYVSLTSDALLLPDTAVERIKSSIPNGEVTQVLTYLANAIENIDSNSADSHSVPYSTISAMDSGPTLELNFQLPPDSEAKTADAEITAPNNGTPNNGNSETDNPVIPVVINDWTAKRLNADIGTNVRVFYYEPEVEKGREVERSFDAVVSQIVPITQPVKPYRRNRDAVYDAPLTPYNDPGLTPDVPGVTDQDSISDWDLPFQLERKIAREDDIYWNEHRLTPKAFVPLSVGNQYFGSRFGHTTGLRIDGQDDLANLEQKILSAIQPIQDELGWTPLHIRSQQLAASKGTTPFDGLFLALSMFVIMAAMMLIALLLRLGMLQRISEFGTLLAVGFSPRRVMALVTVETAWITLFGVLAGVAGGFAYAALVLWALKSWWVGAVTVPFLQFHASTFSIVLGGVISWLVCMATAVLTLRFLLRLDPAALLGGRRDVKKHPGSAPVSLNRSYLTIGALVAAALAAAVMGAQGAGQQAAGGFVGAGMMLLMATLVAVHMRLKVKRPVKTSLFSLASANARRSPLRSTLTIGLVATAAFLILSITAFRMSPTEEGTGGFDFIAETGSPIAKDFSAPDVQSNLLGRDASLLEDSTVVAFRMKSGDDASCNNLYQASRPTVLGVPPNINDAMQAFGWAASAADIATETWAMLERDASGSLEDPIPVVIDQNTAMWSLQMTGGIGQVKSFDYGSGKSISFEVVGLLAGSILQGKLLIGQQNFETVFENESGYRYFLIRTNNEASPDEVSGALESRLVDVGMDVQSADRVLAGLLAVQNTYLRTFQSLGALGLLLGTIGLAVAQLRSVLERRNELAVMQAIGFTRQRLSNLVLGENLYLLLMGMGCGVVTAILAVLPYAYFTGAAVPIAEPLWILGGILVFGMLAGLLAVWRALTLPLLDSLRAEHAAIEI, encoded by the coding sequence ATGCTCACGTTCCTTTCGTTTGTTCGCTCGACGCTACGCCATCGCATGGGCGTTACACTCGCGATCGCAGCCGGAGTCGCGACAGCCACCGCTGTCATTGTCGGAGCCCTCTTGGTCGGGGATTCGATGCGAGGCAGCTTGCGAGCCTTGACGATCGAACGCTTAGGCAAGATCGAATCCGTGCTCGCGCCAGGGCAGTTCTTCCCGATCGAAAGCGTAAAACTTACTGCTGAATCGGACGCTGCAAACTCGTCCAGTTTGATCCTGTTCCCCGGTGGTAGCGTCGAGAACAAAACGGATGAAAAACGCACCCGGCGAATCGGTGGCGTTCAAATTCTCGGGATCGATCCCACGTTCTGGGATTTTGATGTCACCGGAATTTCACCCAGCGTTGCCTTGGACTCCGATTCGGTATTCTTAAATCAGTCCGCTGCGGATGAACTGGGTGTGTCCGTTGGCGACTTGGTCACCCTACGCATGCCCGTCGAAGCGGCCGTTCCGGCCGACAGCCCACTGGGTAAACGCGAAATTCAAAGCGAAGGTCTGCCTCGCATGCAAGTTGCCGCGATTGTGTCCGACCAGGGACTCGGTCGGTTTTCGCTCACCCCCAGTCAAGCGACTCCCAAGACCGTTTTCGTTTCTCGAGAACTAGTGGCCGAGGTACTCGATCGCGACGGACAAGCCAACGCAATGCTATTCGATCAAGCCATCCCAGCTGACTCGATCAAGCTATCCTTGCAGTCGCTTGGCTGGAACTTAAAGCGTGTTCATCCGGACGAAGCGATTGACTATGTCTCGCTAACGAGCGATGCGTTGTTGTTGCCGGACACGGCGGTCGAACGAATTAAATCGTCGATCCCCAACGGCGAGGTGACCCAAGTGCTGACCTACCTTGCCAACGCAATCGAGAACATCGATAGCAACAGTGCGGACTCGCATAGCGTGCCCTACAGCACAATCTCGGCAATGGACTCAGGTCCAACTCTGGAACTGAACTTCCAGCTTCCACCAGATTCAGAAGCCAAAACTGCCGACGCTGAAATCACCGCCCCAAATAACGGCACCCCAAATAACGGTAACAGTGAGACCGACAATCCTGTGATTCCGGTCGTGATCAACGACTGGACTGCCAAGCGTCTGAACGCGGACATTGGTACGAACGTCCGTGTGTTCTATTACGAACCCGAAGTCGAAAAAGGCCGCGAAGTGGAGCGTTCTTTTGATGCCGTGGTGTCACAAATTGTTCCGATCACCCAGCCTGTCAAACCGTATCGCCGCAATCGTGATGCAGTCTACGACGCGCCGCTGACTCCGTACAACGATCCGGGCCTGACGCCCGACGTTCCGGGAGTTACTGACCAAGACTCCATCAGTGATTGGGATCTGCCTTTTCAATTGGAACGCAAGATTGCCCGTGAAGATGACATCTATTGGAACGAGCACCGCCTGACGCCCAAAGCGTTTGTGCCTTTATCTGTCGGAAACCAGTACTTCGGCAGTCGGTTCGGCCACACCACTGGGCTACGAATCGATGGCCAGGACGACCTAGCCAACCTGGAACAAAAGATCCTTTCCGCCATCCAGCCCATCCAAGACGAACTCGGCTGGACACCGCTGCACATACGGTCGCAACAACTCGCCGCTTCCAAGGGCACGACTCCGTTTGATGGGCTGTTCTTGGCGCTGTCGATGTTTGTGATCATGGCCGCCATGATGCTGATCGCACTGCTGCTGCGTCTTGGCATGCTGCAGCGAATCAGCGAATTCGGAACCCTCTTGGCGGTTGGCTTTTCGCCTCGGCGGGTGATGGCTTTGGTAACAGTCGAAACCGCTTGGATCACGTTGTTCGGCGTATTGGCAGGTGTGGCTGGCGGTTTCGCCTACGCCGCGTTGGTGTTGTGGGCACTGAAATCATGGTGGGTGGGTGCCGTCACGGTTCCATTCCTTCAATTTCACGCATCCACGTTTTCGATCGTCTTAGGTGGTGTGATCAGCTGGCTCGTGTGCATGGCCACGGCCGTACTCACACTTCGTTTTCTACTACGGCTGGATCCAGCTGCCTTACTGGGCGGACGACGTGATGTGAAGAAGCATCCCGGATCGGCTCCCGTGAGTCTGAACCGATCCTATCTCACCATCGGTGCATTGGTAGCCGCCGCATTGGCCGCCGCGGTAATGGGCGCGCAAGGCGCCGGACAACAGGCCGCTGGCGGATTCGTCGGTGCGGGGATGATGCTGTTGATGGCAACGCTAGTGGCCGTGCACATGCGGTTGAAGGTAAAACGACCGGTGAAGACCAGCTTGTTTTCACTCGCCAGTGCGAACGCTCGCCGCAGTCCCCTGCGCAGCACCTTGACGATTGGATTGGTCGCCACCGCTGCGTTCCTGATTCTCTCAATCACCGCCTTTCGCATGTCGCCAACCGAAGAAGGCACCGGCGGTTTTGACTTCATCGCCGAAACGGGAAGCCCCATCGCCAAAGACTTCTCTGCCCCGGATGTCCAAAGCAATTTGCTGGGAAGGGACGCAAGCCTACTAGAGGACTCGACGGTGGTCGCTTTCCGAATGAAATCTGGAGACGATGCAAGCTGCAACAACCTTTACCAAGCGTCTCGCCCCACCGTGCTTGGCGTACCACCTAACATCAACGATGCGATGCAAGCATTCGGCTGGGCCGCGTCAGCGGCTGACATCGCGACGGAGACTTGGGCGATGCTAGAACGTGATGCATCCGGCAGTCTCGAAGATCCCATCCCAGTCGTGATCGATCAAAACACGGCAATGTGGAGCCTACAGATGACCGGCGGGATCGGCCAAGTGAAGTCGTTCGACTATGGGTCGGGAAAGTCGATCAGCTTCGAAGTGGTCGGCTTGCTAGCGGGTTCAATCTTGCAGGGCAAACTGCTGATCGGACAACAGAACTTCGAAACCGTATTCGAGAATGAAAGCGGCTATCGCTACTTCTTAATTCGAACCAACAACGAAGCCTCTCCAGACGAAGTTTCCGGTGCATTGGAATCGCGATTGGTGGACGTGGGCATGGACGTGCAATCCGCCGACCGTGTACTGGCCGGTTTGCTGGCGGTGCAGAACACTTACCTGCGAACCTTCCAAAGTCTGGGTGCCCTGGGGCTGCTACTGGGGACGATCGGACTTGCCGTAGCCCAGTTGCGAAGCGTGCTGGAACGGCGGAACGAATTGGCGGTGATGCAGGCCATTGGCTTCACTCGCCAGCGACTTTCCAACCTAGTCCTCGGCGAGAACCTTTACCTACTTTTAATGGGAATGGGTTGCGGTGTAGTGACTGCCATCCTTGCGGTGCTGCCCTACGCTTATTTCACTGGCGCTGCGGTTCCGATCGCTGAACCCCTTTGGATACTCGGTGGCATCTTGGTGTTTGGGATGCTGGCTGGTTTACTTGCTGTTTGGCGGGCGCTGACCTTGCCACTACTGGATTCACTAAGAGCGGAACATGCTGCGATTGAAATTTGA
- a CDS encoding lipoate--protein ligase family protein, whose amino-acid sequence MLRLKFDAGTPARELARDEAMLQWADSMVEQDDHSQSTQLFRVWKFTRPTVVLGRSSKFQDEVNLPYCDARSIEVLRRCTGGASVVGGPGCLMYSVVIAVPSDGGLRKIDVAHDFVMQRVLAAVQDQLPQAKRLGICDLTLGQRKFSGNSLRVARHHLLYHGTILLSADLEMLARCLDFAPRQPEYRQGRPHHDFVTNIDVQENQLVESLAQQFETNSDSAASNELVEKIEEIANALVLSRYNDPAWHTRR is encoded by the coding sequence ATGCTGCGATTGAAATTTGACGCTGGCACGCCGGCCCGCGAACTGGCACGAGACGAAGCGATGCTACAGTGGGCTGATTCCATGGTGGAGCAAGACGACCACTCACAGTCGACACAGTTATTTCGAGTTTGGAAATTCACTCGCCCAACGGTGGTGCTAGGACGAAGCTCGAAGTTTCAGGACGAGGTCAACCTTCCTTACTGTGATGCGCGTTCGATTGAAGTATTGCGACGCTGCACCGGCGGCGCTTCGGTCGTGGGTGGTCCGGGATGCTTGATGTACAGCGTCGTGATCGCGGTGCCCAGTGATGGTGGACTGCGGAAGATCGATGTCGCCCATGACTTTGTGATGCAGCGCGTGCTCGCGGCCGTCCAAGATCAACTTCCCCAAGCGAAACGCCTTGGGATTTGTGACCTGACGCTTGGACAACGAAAGTTCTCCGGTAATAGCCTGCGAGTGGCTCGGCATCATTTGCTCTATCACGGAACGATATTGCTTTCCGCGGATTTGGAAATGCTGGCTCGGTGCCTGGACTTCGCCCCTCGACAACCCGAGTACCGACAAGGTCGACCGCACCATGATTTTGTCACAAATATCGACGTTCAAGAGAATCAGCTAGTCGAATCATTAGCCCAACAATTCGAGACAAACAGCGATTCCGCTGCTTCCAACGAGCTGGTGGAAAAAATCGAAGAAATCGCAAACGCCTTAGTTCTAAGCCGTTACAACGATCCGGCCTGGCACACACGGCGGTAA
- a CDS encoding DNA-directed RNA polymerase subunit alpha C-terminal domain-containing protein: MKTRIPLSQAEEEARLRRERLDLSIAEMGLSVRTTNCLEETGILTVRDLLNATPRRLLKISNFGEKTLDEVYDALEQLGFFRPGRQVVAAKAH; the protein is encoded by the coding sequence ATGAAGACGCGCATCCCCCTTAGCCAAGCCGAAGAAGAAGCCCGTCTACGTCGCGAACGACTGGATTTGAGTATTGCAGAGATGGGACTTTCGGTTCGTACCACTAACTGTCTCGAAGAAACGGGAATTTTAACCGTTCGAGATCTGCTGAACGCGACTCCCCGCCGCTTGCTGAAAATCAGCAACTTTGGCGAAAAAACGCTCGACGAAGTCTACGACGCACTGGAGCAACTCGGCTTCTTTCGTCCCGGTCGTCAAGTTGTGGCAGCAAAAGCCCACTGA
- a CDS encoding GGDEF domain-containing protein codes for MSTANTTPFDIAKQALAHVGRFRTPPTPNVYEVWYRYVEGVDDIIANLSHAVDHVNAVSVEMLDQLHDQYCVPVEVAGERMADELISEMSSLHSVVQKQIQVGADFGDSINQACGALSEANPSPETVSDCSKALLVSNAVMQEHIQELQAQLIASQTKVENLQHELVESQRATMTDPLTGLGNRRHFEVGTRKSIASDNRESRHIVLFVIDIDYFKTINDTFGHESGDKVIMYVASQLARHCPDALISRIGGDEFAIIVDVSDYIQAKELADTVRKFFASTPLKLSESGKDLGHVKLSIGAARLRIDDDEQSWFVRADKLLYQAKDGGRNSVVVEHFR; via the coding sequence ATGTCTACCGCTAACACAACGCCATTCGACATCGCGAAGCAGGCACTTGCTCACGTTGGACGCTTTCGCACGCCACCCACTCCCAACGTCTACGAAGTCTGGTACCGCTATGTGGAAGGCGTCGATGACATCATCGCGAATCTTTCGCACGCTGTTGATCACGTGAACGCCGTTTCAGTGGAAATGTTAGATCAACTCCACGACCAATATTGTGTGCCAGTGGAAGTCGCCGGCGAGCGCATGGCGGATGAACTGATCTCTGAGATGAGTTCTCTGCACTCGGTCGTACAGAAACAAATCCAAGTCGGTGCAGACTTTGGAGACTCGATCAACCAAGCATGTGGGGCCTTATCGGAAGCGAACCCTTCACCCGAGACGGTTTCGGACTGCTCGAAAGCCTTGCTGGTTAGCAATGCCGTGATGCAGGAACATATCCAGGAACTGCAAGCACAACTCATTGCTTCCCAGACCAAAGTCGAAAATCTGCAGCACGAGCTGGTTGAGTCTCAACGAGCCACGATGACAGACCCGCTAACCGGTCTGGGCAATCGACGACATTTTGAAGTGGGAACGCGAAAGTCAATCGCTTCCGACAATCGCGAAAGCCGTCACATCGTTTTGTTCGTCATCGACATTGATTATTTCAAGACCATCAACGACACCTTTGGACACGAAAGTGGTGACAAGGTCATCATGTACGTTGCCTCCCAACTGGCTAGGCACTGTCCCGATGCTTTGATCTCCCGAATCGGCGGCGATGAATTCGCGATCATCGTGGATGTCTCGGATTACATCCAAGCCAAGGAACTCGCCGACACAGTGCGAAAGTTCTTTGCCTCGACTCCACTGAAACTAAGCGAAAGCGGCAAGGACCTTGGACACGTCAAACTGTCCATCGGGGCTGCGCGTTTAAGAATCGACGATGACGAACAATCTTGGTTCGTCCGCGCCGACAAACTGCTCTATCAAGCCAAAGATGGCGGCCGAAACAGCGTCGTGGTCGAGCACTTTCGCTAG